From the Zonotrichia albicollis isolate bZonAlb1 chromosome Z, bZonAlb1.hap1, whole genome shotgun sequence genome, one window contains:
- the LOC141727131 gene encoding uncharacterized protein LOC141727131 has product MEDNPAKPLYEALKQHRLEWTTQQKKAFQELKQALKEAPALGLPDLTKEFQLYVNERQKLVLGVLTQKVGSWKRPVGYFSKQLDLVSSGWPSCLRAVAATIILIQEARKLTLGAKMKVFVPHMVMAVLEQKGGHWLSSSRMLQYQASLREQDDIEIKTTNHVNPAEFLCSDQEAGGLVHDCVEVIEQVYASRPDLKDEPLEDPEWELYTDGSSFVENGTRYAGYAVVTSDQVIEAKALLPGTSAQKAEVIGLTRALYLSKDKRVNIWTDSKYAFGVVHVHGALWKERGLLNSQGTNIKHREEVLQLLDAVHSPKAVAVMHVRGHQNAEREVYRGN; this is encoded by the exons atggaagaTAACCCAG CCAAGCCACTGTATGAGGCCTTGAAGCAGCATCGGTTGGAATGGACGACACAACAAAAGAAGGCCTTCCAGGAATTGAAGCAGGCACTAAAGGAGGCCCCAGCCCTAGGACTCCCTGACCTGACCAAGGAATTCCAGTTATATGTAAATGAGAGGCAAAAACTGGTATTGGGGGTCCTCACCCAGAAGGTGGGATCATGGAAGAGGCCAGTAGGATACTTCTCTAAACAACTGGATTTGGTAAGTTCCGGGTGGCCCTCGTGTTTACGAGCCGTGGCAGCAACAATAATCCTTATTCAGGAGGCCCGGAAATTGACTTTGGgggcaaaaatgaaagtgtttgttcCCCATATGGTCATGGCTGTTTTGGAGCAAAAGGGGGGTCACTGGCTATCATCAAGTCGAATGTTGCAATACCAGGCTAGCCTGAGAGAACAGGATGATATTGAAATAAAGACTACTAACCATGTTAATCCAGCAGAGTTTTTAtgcagtgaccaggaggctGGGGGACTGGTGCACGATTGCGTGGAGGTAATTGAACAAGTGTATGCCAGCAGACCCGACCTAAAGGATGAACCATTGGAAGACCCTGAATGGGAACTATACACTGATGGATCCAGTTTTGTTGAGAATGGGACTCGCTATGCTGGGTATGCAGTGGTAACATCGGATCAGGTAATAGAAGCAAAGGCTTTGTTACCTGGAACTTCAgcccagaaggcagaggtgATTGGACTCACCAGAGCTCTGTACTTGAGCAAGGACAAAAGGGTTAATATCTGGACAGATTCTAAATATGCCTTTGGTGTGGTTCATGTGCATGGGGCGTTATGGAAAGAAAGGGGGCTTTTGAATTCACAGGGAACCAATATCAAGCACCGGGAGGAAGTGCTACAGCTACTGGATGCGGTACATAGTCCCAAAGCAGTTGCAGTAATGCATGTTAGAGGACATCAGAATGCAGAAAGAGAAGTTTACAGAGGAAATTGA
- the LOC141727126 gene encoding uncharacterized protein LOC141727126 isoform X2: protein MNCLCIKGKHPCVNFGVLFLGTLVRRPPGPSIKRRTKLIRVLCPLSFGQQFSGDRGRTPRVAGAVRVSIHSKPAPSTSRRSHRVVPDPPRLSDDCRRNTLQWNKPLTLENSVHDIQPGDQVYIKKWITDPLRESWCGPHQVMMTTYTAVKVQGMDAWIHYTRVKKAPFQWETQIVSPTRMIFRAKPPS from the exons atgaattgcttgtgtataaaaggaaaacacccatgtgtgaattttggggttctgtttttggggacgctagtccgcaggcccccgggcccttcaataaagcgccgcacaaaacttatccgagttttgtgtcctttatcattCGGGCAACAGTTTTCTGGCGACCGCGGCAGGACTCCGAGGGTTGCTGGGGCGGTTCGCGTCTCGATCCACTCCAAGCCGGCGCCGAGCACTTCTCGGAGGAGTCATCGGGTCGTGCCCGACCCCCCGCGCCTGTCGGACGACTGCAGAAG AAATACGTTACAGTGGAATAAACCGCTCACGCTGGAGAACTCTGTCCACGACATCCAGCCTGGGGACCAAGTGTACATCAAGAAGTGGATTACAGATCCGCTACGGGAATCATGGTGCGGACCCCACCAGGTGATGATGACGACCTACACGGCGGTGAAGGTCCAGGGGATGGACGCTTGGATCCATTACACCAGGGTAAAGAAGGCACCGTTCCAATGGGAAACCCAGATAGTGTCTCCAACCCGGATGATCTTCCGCGCAAAGCCGCCTTCTTAA
- the LOC141727126 gene encoding uncharacterized protein LOC141727126 isoform X1, with translation MQNVTKITACLPLPQAAGEPIPWGIIPVTKMPESFKNVSWSCQSVPKQVEVWRDLCMTIRAMTKEECEMKPNHFGWIQNTRRCLIATPVDEPCNTVQIRTKSQRNEMSCQNITQNFDTWKSWKTLWGPSVLEHYSYLGEVQWCIQWSGVKNQSHYRAIITSTSSREFRPQKEDWNCTEVFTCDTPEDRIGLVPVKMALKWGCECRGYNHTVSRDSMDGPIDCRYTTVHSPGNLVWVLGHGQWTTHLSLDGSVTQITLGVPTLCPYWKQNRLIQRKGLKKREESLEEQWHEPGTGVQFGWILESLFPPIATYRNREMLNNLLGQTERLAAATKKGFKDLNLQLQATSRMTLQNRMALDLLLLKEHGVCGYLSRRVDHCCVHIPNVTLEVEKDISQLAEVETKTKEIEREAQHNWIGAVFDSLGLHLSGWITSVIQYVLMLLVFLVTIWIVYRCLLGVIEKERKRSIRLLKVMTRGRQNEEHAPPCYEDVTVNTVG, from the coding sequence ATGCAGAACGTGACTAAAATAACAGCTTGTCTGCCattaccacaggctgcaggtgaaccAATTCCCTGGGGAATAATACCGGTAACCAAAATGCCTGAATCATTCAAGAATGTTTCATGGTCCTGCCAGTCAGTTCCTAAACAAGTAGAGGTATGGAGGGATTTGTGCATGACCATTCGGGCTATGACTAAAgaggaatgtgaaatgaaaCCAAATCATTTTGGTTGGATTCAAAATACCAGGAGGTGTTTGATTGCAACCCCAGTAGATGAGCCATGCAATACAGTACAAATAAGAACAAAATCCCAACGAAATGAGATGAGTTGTCAGAATATCACACAGAATTTTGATACCTGGAAAAGTTGGAAGACATTGTGGGGACCCAGTGTTTTGGAACACTATAGTTACCTTGGGGAAGTACAATGGTGCATCCAATGGTCAGGGGTAAAGAATCAGTCACATTATAGGGCCATCATCACGTCTACATCTTCCCGAGAGTTCAGACCGCAGAAAGAGGATTGGAATTGTACTGAGGTTTTTACATGTGATACACCGGAAGACCGAATTGGATTGGTACCggtgaaaatggcattaaaatggggATGTGAGTGTAGGGGGTATAATCACACGGTTAGCAGAGACTCCATGGATGGACCTATAGATTGCAGATATACTACAGTGCACAGTCCTGGAAATCTAGTCTGGGTGTTGGGACACGGACAGTGGACCACACATTTATCTTTAGATGGATCAGTAACACAAATTACCCTAGGGGTTCCCACATTGTGTCCATACTGGAAGCAGAATAGATTGATTCAAAGGAAAGGActcaaaaagagggaagaatccCTAGAGGAGCAGTGGCATGAACCTGGCACAGGAGTACAATTTGGGTGGATATTAGAGTCATTATTCCCTCCGATAGCAACATATCGAAATAGGGAAATGCTCAACAACTTGTtaggacagacagaaagattGGCAGCAGCTACTAAGAAGGGATTTAAAGATCTAAATTTGCAATTGCAAGCTACATCAAGAATGACCTTACAAAACAGAATGGCATTGGATTTGCTACTGTTAAAAGAACATGGAGTTTGTGGTTACCTGAGTAGGAGAGTAGATCATTGCTGTGTACACATTCCAAATGTTACACTTGAAGTGGAGAAAGATATTTCCCAATTGGcagaagtggaaacaaaaaccaaggaaattgaaagggAAGCACAGCATAATTGGATAGGAGCAGTATTTGATTCTTTGGGGCTTCACCTGTCTGGCTGGATTACTTCCGTTATACAGTATGTACTAAtgcttttggtatttttggtgaCTATATGGATTGTATATAGATGTCTTTTAGGTGTGattgaaaaggaaaggaagcgaTCTATCCGGTTGCTGAAGGTGATGACCCGTGGGCGGCAGAACGAAGAACATGCCCCACCTTGCTATGAAGATGTTACTGTCAATACCGTTGGTTGA